A stretch of DNA from Spirochaetota bacterium:
CCTCGGCGAGATTACGGCGCACGCCGTTCACCTCCCGCCATACCGGCGGTGTGGCGCAGGAAATGATGACGAGCAATGCCCCCGCACAGATGATCCTCAGGTGATTCATGATGTCCTCCCGTTCATATTTTTTTATCGAGATTTTTAGCCGTGCTGTTGACGACGTACTGGCTGAAAAGTCCGCCGCGCCGGTCCATCTCATCGCGGATGATGCCGACGGTCTCCTTGTCGTGCGATATCATGAGTATGCTCACCTTGAGCCCGAAATACACGACGTCGAGTATGAGATTGAGGAGCTTGTATTTCACGTTCACATCGAGCGAGGTGAGCGCTTCGTCGAAGATGAACACGCTCGGCGGCATCGCCGCGGGCCAGTAGAGGAGACGCGCTATCGCGAGGCGCTGTTTCTCGCCGCCGGAGAGTTCCGAGAGCATTTTCGTCAGGAAGGAGCGGTCGAGGTTCACGAAGGTGAGTTTCTCTCCGATGAGCGCATCGGTTATCGGCGGGCAATCCATCCCGCGGTACACGCTCCTATAGTAGCGGAACGAGCGCGTGAGGTAGTCCGCGACGGTCATGCGAGCATTGCCGAACGATTCATTGACGAGCTGCGGTATGTAGCGAAAATAGGGGCTGATGCGCCTGTTATGGATATAGCGCCCGTCCTCGAAATAGACGGTGCCGTCGGAATACGTGACCGTGCCGCCCTCGGGCGCTATCTGACCGGTGACTATTTTCACCACCGTCGATTTTCCGGCACCGGAATTCCCCGAGAGGAAGATGAATTCGTTCTCATGTACAGTGAGCGAACAGTTCTCATAGATTCGCTCATTGTTCCCGTAGCGGAAATCGATGTGTTCCAGCGTGAGTATCGGCTTTCCCGCGGCGTGCGTACCGCGTGTGCCGCCATGATCGGGTATGACGAGGGCAAGCGAGGGGTCGTTCACAGGGGCCGTACGCACCATGCCCTCATCGAACGGGCAGACGAAATTTTCGACAGCACTGCACTGCTTCGCGCCCTCGGTGCTGCATTTCGCGAAATAGGGGCAGTACTGCTTGTCGAGATAATACGGGCACTCGTTGATATCGAGCTTCACCGTGCATGTTTCGTATTTCGTGCAGGACGTATTGACGCAGGTGAACACCGCTTCGCCGCGGTCGAGACGTTTGTTGAAGAACGAATCGCTTAAGAGCTGCGCGTAGTAATGCTTTATGTTGCGGCTCGCGAGAAAATCGGAAAGGTGAGCGCGCTCCACGATGCGCCCGCCGTACATGATGACCACGCTCGCGGTGCATTTCGTGCCGGCAAGCCGGTCGGGGAGGCTGCGTATGCTCGGATAATCGAGATCGTGATTGATGATGATAGAGGAGTTGAAATAGCCGTCGGCTAATTTTCCGAAGAGCGTGTCGAGTATGATGTCGGCGGTATCAGGGTCGATGTTCCGGATGAATTCATCGACGATGAGTATGCGGCCCTTTTTCTTGAATATCTTCGAGAGGAAGAGTCGCTGCACCTGTCCGACGGAGAAATCGTCCTGGAATTTTCCCGTGAAAAGCCGCTCATTGTTGCGTATGGTAAGCGTATCCCCGGTGAGCGAGTCGAGCTCAAGCGCCGCTTCCTTGAACAGGCGCATCACTTCGGCTTTATGCGCGCTCGCCCGTGACGGCAGTATGAATCGCGCCGTCTCAGCGAGTGACGAGAGCACGCCGCGCGCGGGTGCCGGTTCATTGTATATCTGTTTTATCACGGGGACGAGCTTGTGGAACACATGGAAGTTCTGCGGAATG
This window harbors:
- a CDS encoding ATP-binding cassette domain-containing protein; translated protein: MKLSIKGLTASPLANRGKVILSDISLGLDPHEILFVVGQSGAGKSTLIKAILKNNDRHVVHSGNIAITSDAGDHVDLLNESASGLYTKNARVIGSRFARHLKHLENVRKKYFAYIPQNFHVFHKLVPVIKQIYNEPAPARGVLSSLAETARFILPSRASAHKAEVMRLFKEAALELDSLTGDTLTIRNNERLFTGKFQDDFSVGQVQRLFLSKIFKKKGRILIVDEFIRNIDPDTADIILDTLFGKLADGYFNSSIIINHDLDYPSIRSLPDRLAGTKCTASVVIMYGGRIVERAHLSDFLASRNIKHYYAQLLSDSFFNKRLDRGEAVFTCVNTSCTKYETCTVKLDINECPYYLDKQYCPYFAKCSTEGAKQCSAVENFVCPFDEGMVRTAPVNDPSLALVIPDHGGTRGTHAAGKPILTLEHIDFRYGNNERIYENCSLTVHENEFIFLSGNSGAGKSTVVKIVTGQIAPEGGTVTYSDGTVYFEDGRYIHNRRISPYFRYIPQLVNESFGNARMTVADYLTRSFRYYRSVYRGMDCPPITDALIGEKLTFVNLDRSFLTKMLSELSGGEKQRLAIARLLYWPAAMPPSVFIFDEALTSLDVNVKYKLLNLILDVVYFGLKVSILMISHDKETVGIIRDEMDRRGGLFSQYVVNSTAKNLDKKI